TGGCTGTCAGCGCAGCCAAGGGCTCCCACGAGGTGAGCTTGTGGGCCCGCGACAGCAGGCAAGCGGCCCAGATGCAGGCGCAGCAGGTCAATCCGCGTTACCTGCCCGGCGTCGCTTTTCCTGAGGGCATCTCCCTGGAGAGCGGGCCGTTGAGCCCGGACCATGCGGCGCTGAAAGGCGCCGAACTGATCGTGGTTGCCACGCCCATGGCGGGATTGCGCGAGATGCTGGTGCAGCTTGCCGGCACGTCGGTGCCCGTGGCCTGGTTGTGCAAGGGCTTTGAAGCGCCCTTGACCAGCGCTGAAGCATCAATAGGCTTGTTGGGCCATGAAGTCTGCCGTGTGAGTGCCCCCAAGGTGAGGGCCGGCATCTTGAGTGGTCCCAGTTTTGCTCAGGAAGTGGCCAACGGGCAGCCCACGGCGTTGGTTGCTGCCAGCGAGCATGCAGAAGTGCGCGAAGCCCTGGTGGCCGCATTTCACAGCCCCATGCTCCGGGTGTATGGCAACGACGACATCGTGGGCGTCGAAGTGGGCGGGGCTGTTAAAAATGTCTTGGCTATCGCCACAGGCCTGTGCGATGGCTTGAACCTCGGCCTCAATGCCCGTGCCGCGCTGGTCACCCGTGGGCTGGCCGAGATGTCCCGCCTGGGGCTTGCTTTGGGTGCCAAAGCCGAAACGTTCATGGGCTTGTCGGGACTGGGTGATCTGGTGCTCACCGCCACTGGCGATCTGTCCCGCAACCGAAAGGTGGGTCAGTTGTTGGCCCAAGGTCTCAGTCTTGAGCAGGCGGTTGCCTCGCTCGGCCATGTGGCCGAGGGCGTGTACAGCGCCAGGACGGTGGTCCAGCGCGCTCGGGTATCGGGCGTCGACATGCCCATCAGTGAGGCCGTGGTGGCCCTGCTGGAGGGTCAGACCCAGCCAGCGCAGGCTGTGGCTGCCTTGATGGGCCGGGACGCCAAGTCAGAATCCCATTAGGTGAAATCCGGCAGGCCTGCAGGTGGCGTGGGCTGCCTCAGGCGTGAACGCCGTGGAACCTGCATCGTCATTGACCGGCGGGTCGGTCTTTCAGGCGTTCAGCCGATGCCGCTTCTGCCGCGCGAACGCCTAAATCTCAAAGTTGTCGATCAACCGCGTGCTTCCAAGACGGGCGGCGCCCAGAACGACCAAAGCCCCTGGTGCGACGGCGTCCGAAGCGAGGGGTGCTTGCAAGTCTGACCGGCGGCGAACGGTGAGGTAGTCGGGTTGCCAGCCGCGGGTGGCCAAGGCGTGCATGGCACGCGACTCCAGCGAGTGCAGTTTCTCCGGCAAAGCTTCGCCAGCGGCGAGTGCGTCGCGTGCCAGGCTGCGCAGGGCCATAGACAGCTGCACCGCTTCTGCCCGGTTGGCATCGCTCAGGTAGCTGTTGCGCGAA
This region of Hydrogenophaga crassostreae genomic DNA includes:
- a CDS encoding NAD(P)H-dependent glycerol-3-phosphate dehydrogenase, with the protein product MKLAVLGAGAWGTALAVSAAKGSHEVSLWARDSRQAAQMQAQQVNPRYLPGVAFPEGISLESGPLSPDHAALKGAELIVVATPMAGLREMLVQLAGTSVPVAWLCKGFEAPLTSAEASIGLLGHEVCRVSAPKVRAGILSGPSFAQEVANGQPTALVAASEHAEVREALVAAFHSPMLRVYGNDDIVGVEVGGAVKNVLAIATGLCDGLNLGLNARAALVTRGLAEMSRLGLALGAKAETFMGLSGLGDLVLTATGDLSRNRKVGQLLAQGLSLEQAVASLGHVAEGVYSARTVVQRARVSGVDMPISEAVVALLEGQTQPAQAVAALMGRDAKSESH